The genomic interval GGTCCACCCACAGCGCCCTGCCCAGGTACCCGTATCCCATCACAACCTCCCCCTTCTAGACGGCAACAACGGTACGACTCGCCTCAGCCCGACCCCAACTATATGGTTGAGCCGCCGTCCACGAAGATCACCTGGCCTACTATGTCTGCGGATACTTCCGAGGCTAAAAAGGCCACGGTGTTGGCCACATCCTCCGGCTCGGTTCCCCGGCCCAGAGGAGTTTCCGGCAGGAAGCGCTTCCTTATGACGTCCTTGTCCCCTTTGACGAAATCGGTGTCAGTGGACCAGCCCGGGGCCACGCAGTTCACCCTTATGCCCGAGGAAATAAACGCCTTGGCCAATTGCTTGGTGAACACCACCAAGCCAGCCTTGGCCATGCTGTACGTGGAGACCGCCGGATGGATTACCCTGACCGTCCCGGAGGCGATATTGATTATGTTGCCACGTTTCTGGGCGATCATGGCCGGCAGCACCGCCTGGGTACAGAGCAGGGCGGCCTTGAGATTAAGCGCCAATTCTCGGTCCCAAGCCTCCTCGTCTTGCTCCAGAAAGGGCCGCTGTTCCAGCATGGCCCCGGCGTTGTTGACCAGGATGTCGATACGACCGAATTCTTCCAGGACCTTGTCCACCATCTTCACTACCTGGGCCCGATCGGTCACGTCCGCCGGCACCGCGAGACAACGGCGACCCAGAGCCTGTACCTGGGCCGCCGTATCCTCGGCCCGTTGAGCCCGTAGGCTGTTCACCGCCACCTGGCAACCCTCTCGGGCCAAGGCGAGGGCAATGGCGCGGCCGAAACCATTCGGGCTTCCAGCTCCGGTTACAAGGGCCACCTGATCGCCAAGGTTTAGGTTCATGATCGCTCCTCCTCACCTGTC from Clostridia bacterium carries:
- a CDS encoding SDR family oxidoreductase, whose amino-acid sequence is MNLNLGDQVALVTGAGSPNGFGRAIALALAREGCQVAVNSLRAQRAEDTAAQVQALGRRCLAVPADVTDRAQVVKMVDKVLEEFGRIDILVNNAGAMLEQRPFLEQDEEAWDRELALNLKAALLCTQAVLPAMIAQKRGNIINIASGTVRVIHPAVSTYSMAKAGLVVFTKQLAKAFISSGIRVNCVAPGWSTDTDFVKGDKDVIRKRFLPETPLGRGTEPEDVANTVAFLASEVSADIVGQVIFVDGGSTI